The Vigna unguiculata cultivar IT97K-499-35 unplaced genomic scaffold, ASM411807v1 contig_5, whole genome shotgun sequence genome includes the window gcagaagaggtaGAGCCTCCTCTAGCGaaactgtaacatcccgtctggatattacagatttaaataattaaagtaattaaaatgaataacaaaaacatcgcatttatgaataaacctcATTTCTGAAAAGCGCGGGacatttaaaactttattatcatataataaaCACTGCTCCATAGTTTATAAAGCGAAAGAATATTCAAATATCTCTCAAAAGTTTACATATCatttccaaaactaaaatcTATAAAACATAGTAATAAATCCCATGCTATCCCTCGCTCCACGTCTAAgcatcaccagcaccaccttcatcaacatcctctgctcacgtgtaccgcgtacacggtcatcgccaaacacaagaagatagggtgagcttatgaaatcaacatacctcatagtaatatacatataaacaaCCATAAGGGGTGTAGGCATCGTGCTACGTGTAGTGGTGATGGGTGTGTAGTGGTCGTGGGCGTTGACgatgatgttgtggttttggaaataggGGCGTAGGCGTCGTGCTGCGTGTACTAGGGATAGGGCTAATTTCTCCACCATCTGGTATACAAGGTGTTGGGTGGCATCGACATCCTGAACTAGCACGGCGCTTACGGTTTGATTTGTGGTGGTGATGTAGATAAGGAGGGATTGATGAGTGTCCGACTTATGGAGGATGGGTGGGGAAGTTAgagtgtttttgtgtttttgaaaaACTTGTTCACATTCGTCGTTGCACGAGAACTTTTCGGTTGaatgatgggttgggtttgcTCGAACAATTTGGgaaggaagcgggaaatggcgGTTAGATGGCCAATGAGGCGTTGTAGTTCTTTGACACTGTTGGGGCTTCGCATCTCAATGATTGCATTGCATTTCTCggggttagcctctatgcccATTATGTGGCTAAAGACCTTATCCATTAGCTGTTGATAAGTTGCTCTTGCGTTTTTGTGGCCGAATGGCATAACTTTGTAAAAGTAGTTGGCGTCGTCTGtaatgaaggcggttttgttcATATCGGTTGTGGCCATGGGAATCTGGTTGTAACAAAAATATGCATCAAGGAAACCGAGGACTTTGTTACCTGTGCCACCGTCACCTAGCATGTCAATATTGGGTAAAAGGTAGGCGTCCCTAGGACAGGTTTTATTGAGATCCGTGTAATCGACGCACATTCGCCACTTGCTGTTAGCTTTTTTGACAAAGACTACATTGGAGAGTAAGGTGGTGTAGTAGGCTGCTTCGATGAACCCTGCGTTAAGTAACTTGTCGGCTTCGATCTTGGCCGCTAGTCGATGTTCTTCACCAAGCTTCTGTTTCTTCTGGGAGACATATTTGGCATCCTTGTAAATGGAGAGTTTGTGGGCTACGACTTGAGCGTCAACGTCGGGTAAGTCAGCGACGAACCAGGCAAAGAGGTAAGTGTTGCTGATGAGGGTAGATGTAAGGATCTCGCATTGTTTGTGTTGTAAGGTAGCGCCTAGTTTGATGGTGCGTTCATTAGGGAGTTCCAGTGGTATAGTTTCATCGATCGGCTCGAGGTGGGCATCACGGCCTACTCTGGGGACCAAATCGTCTCCAGATAAGGCTATGTCAAAGTCGGGTGGACGTTCAATATGGTTGGTTTGAAGGATGGGAAGTtgtgggcgtaggctggccatgtagcattctcgCGCGAGTCGTTGGTCGCCATGGATGTGAAGGATGTCTGATGAGTTTAAATTTTTgacctcatttaatgtttaaatttggggatttaattgagttttctgtgcttaaggattgatttaattaagatttgtgattattggatttattgagtacgtaaggtaaaaatggcgtaaaaattgattttagttgcataaaatattattggatattctaacgtttgttaatgcagctgatgtttaatttgggtcattaaAAGGGTGGATTTGAAacattcaaagttacaaaataagtccaaaatcaacaaattctgaaaagaaattgttaggagctaaatgcaccccctattttatttacacactccttctaaagtggaccaccaaaaacctgttttgcaccctagtttctactaagttgcatgcctcctaccacttaaactccactcaactaGATGccgccatgtggcaatccccacctttcgaATCAGGCCAACCAAATGCTAACATGTGTCATTATCCTTGCAAACTTATCTGCACCAATTAAacactgccacgtcatcatctccttccatctccaaaacagaaaccctaattttcctcaaaccctagccaccACCTCCATGCCGTCCACCTTGCCAGAAAACGTAGCAGCACCTCGCCGTCAACCGCTCCACCAACACGTGACCGCTGGCAGCCACTATTTTCGCACCGCAAACCTCCACGCATTTGCGCGATTCACCATCTCTGCAGCAACCATTGATGCCTTCTCCGTCGCACACTGTGCATCAGTACAACAACTCTACCACTACACTGTAACACCTCTCTGTCTCCACACGAACCTATAACACACCTTCATCATTTCACTAACGCACACTACAACAGCGCACCATTTGCGCCTCCATCTTCTCCATTGCCGAAGCGAACCAGCATTTGCGCATCACCGTTCGTAGAAGtcaccgcgagttcttcttcccgaGAACGCAGATTTGCAATTGCGAGCAACACCTCCATTGCAGCAACAACAACGTTCAACACACGTTCAACCAGCACGAGCAGCAACGTGAGTGCGAGAACCCGTTCTAGCAGCAACACGCATCAGATCCACAATGCATTCACACCTTGTCGGTAGCCACAAGCCTTCATGAAACCCTAACGCAGCGACCAAAGGAGGAAGGAGGagaaaaccctaattctagagAGATTCTCTGCACCACGTGTCAGCCTTTGATTGCATAGTCAAattggtcaaatctggtcaactggtcaaactttGGACAAATTCTAgtcaatattgtaaaaatggtcaaataagaggggcagaattggaaattggacgaAAATTAAGTtgccaattaattaaataaagataaaatattttagcaatcAACAGATAAAGTCCAGTCCAAttgtgtgagttgattaagaaagctaagtgaaatccccactggacattaagatagcaagctatctagatgtgaaggttcctttcacaaagct containing:
- the LOC114172237 gene encoding uncharacterized protein LOC114172237; the encoded protein is MASLRPQLPILQTNHIERPPDFDIALSGDDLVPRVGRDAHLEPIDETIPLELPNERTIKLGATLQHKQCEILTSTLISNTYLFAWFVADLPDVDAQVVAHKLSIYKDAKYVSQKKQKLGEEHRLAAKIEADKLLNAGFIEAAYYTTLLSNVVFVKKANSKWRMCVDYTDLNKTCPRDAYLLPNIDMLGDGGTGNKVLGFLDAYFCYNQIPMATTDMNKTAFITDDANYFYKVMPFGHKNARATYQQLMDKVFSHIMGIEANPEKCNAIIEMRSPNSVKELQRLIGHLTAISRFLPKLFEQTQPIIQPKSSRATTNVNKRDVTVSLEEALPLLPERDPSAISNQSTTLPIPITDTACFP